In Calditrichota bacterium, the genomic window TCAATGAATCTGCTGCTCTGCGGTGGACGGTTCTGGTGTTAATCAGTGGTTTGATGTTTTCGACTTACTGGTTTCAGGATTGTCTGGGACCGCTCAAAAGCTTAATGGAAAGCCAGCTCGGATTTGACAGTAGTCAGTTCGGACTGCTGGTCGCTTCTACGACCTGGGCGAATTTAGCGCTGATGATCATTGTAGGCGGGATTGCGCTGGACAAATGGGGCATCCGCAAGACCGGTACGGTGTTCGGACTTCTGGCGACGACAGGCGCGTTCATCGTTGCTCTGGCGAGCAAAGGATTTTTTGGGCACGAAGAAGGAACCATGTTGCGTTGGATGATTGTGGGCAGAATTTTATTCGGCACCGGTCTGGAAACAGTCTGTGTCATGGTCTCTCGCACAATTGTGAAATGGTTCAAAGGCCACGAGTTGGCGCTGGCGATGGCAATCAACGTCGGGTTTGGCCGTCTCGGTTCCGCGGGAACGAACTTTTTCGGCGTGGATATCGCCGGAGGCAACGTTTACGCCGGTCTTTCTTTTGCAGCGTCTTTGATTGGGCTGGGTCTGATCATGTTTCTCATTTACCTGATCATCGACGTCAAATTTGACAAACGCGATCAGCAAATTTTGGGCAAAACCGAAGTCATCAAAGAAGATGGTTTCAAGTTCAAAGATTTGACCGATTTGCTCACCGATCGTTCTTTTATCTACATCGCTGCGCTTTGTGTGGCTTTTTATGCGGCAGTATTTCCCTTCATTCAGTACGCGCCGGATTTGTTGATCAATAAATTCGGTTTTTCCAACGCCATGCCTGACCTCAGTGGCATGTCTTTGTGGGAAAAAATTGTCGCCTTTTTCCACAACGGGCCCAAAGTCACCAGCCTGATTCCGCTGGGAACTATTCTGTTCACACCGATTTTTGGCGGAATTGTGGATAAAAAAGGAAAAGCAGCCACGTTGATGATTATCGGCTCGTTGTTGCTAATTTTTGCCCATCTGGCGCTTTCCGTGTTCAACAGCGAATTGTTGGGTTATTTGGGTTTGCTTTCTTTGGGAATTGCTTTCTCGCTGGTTCCGGCTGCCATGTGGCCTTCGGTGGCAAAAATTGTCCCGGAAAATCGTATCGGAACTGCTTACGCCACCATGTTTACCATTCAGAACTACGGTCTCTCGGCATTTTACTGGGGCATCGGAAAAGCGCTGGACATGACCAATCCGCAAGTGGTGGCGAAAATTCAGTCCACGCGTCGGCACTTAATCGACAGCGGCGTTCCTTTGCAGGAAATTCCCGCAAAAATGGAAAAAATGAAATACGCCGGACAAATTCCTTTTTACAACTACACCATTCCCATTTTAATGCTCGTTGCTTTGGGTGTTATTTCGATTTTTCTGGCTTATCAATTGAAACGTGCGGATAAGCACCAAGGCTATGGTCTGGAATTGCCTTCGGGGCAGGAAGGCACAGCAAGTCATTAGGAAATTTGAGAAACCCTGTTTTTTCAAAAAACAGGGTTTCTTTAAATAATGGAGCAAGAATTTGAAGACCAAAGCGGTACTGTTTGATTTTGATGGCGTCATTGCCAATACAGTGGAATATCACGTTGCGGCATGGACAGAGGCGTTTGCCGGGTACAATGTTGAAATTGAACCGGAAGATATTTTTTTTCAGGAAGGTCAAATGGCGGATTTTATCGCCCCGAATTTGGCAAAAATGAAAGGTCTCGATATCAGCGAGGACAAATTGCGCGGGATAATCGAAAACAAGCGAGCGATTTACAAACGTACCACGCGCGCGCAAGTTTATCCCCAGACGAAAGAATTAGTGGAAAAATTGAAAAATTACCCGCTGAAACTGGCAATCGTTACTGGCTCCATTTTGCCGAACATGGAAGTAGTCGCCGGAAAAGAATTTTTGGCACAATTTGACGCCATCGTCACCGGCGATTCCGTTTCACGCAACAAGCCCTTTCCTGAACCGTTTCTCTCAGCGGCGAAAAAATTAGCCTTGAGATCGGAAGAGTGCGTGGTCATTGAAAATGCGCCGCTGGGAATTCAGGCGGCGAAAAAGGCAGGTATGTTTTGCGTTGCTGTTCAGACAACGATTAAAGATAAAGAAATATTGCAGCAGGCGGATGTTGTCTTTTCTGATTTGTCGGAAATTCCAATGCCGGTAATTCTGGAACAGATAGTTTTGTAATCGACAAACTGATAAGTAATCCCGAACTTCTTTGCTAAAATTATTTCTCCCGCGACAAGGGAACTTTTATCCTCAGTTAACATAAAAATATCAAGTTTCTCCCTCAACTGTTTTCGCAAACCTTTTGCAATTAAAAAATGAAAAATGGAGCGCTTGCATTGTCTGTAAAATTCACTCCTATTTCCATTGTTTTATTTTTCGCGATCAGTTTTTTCGCGTGCGACAAAAAGGAACCTGTTGCCCCGCAAAATTCACCACCTATTTTGAGTCATTTGGCTGTCCCCGATACTATTGACATTGGTTCCGGGGAAAATGACATAATTTCTGTCCAATGTGATGATCCGGACGGCCTCGCTGATGTGGATAGTGTGTTTTACCAAATTCTCTACCAAAATGGAAGTGTGCGGACAACGGGCGTGCTTTTTGATGACGGAGATTATGCCAACCACGGCGACATTACTCCCAAAAACGGAAAATATGCAGCGCGCATCGGTCAGTCTCTCGCTCCCGGAAATTACCGTCTCAAAGTCGGCGCAGCGGATAAGTCAGGCGAGCGCAGCAATGAATTGGAAAGTGAATTTTTCGCCAGAAAAGCTGTCGTTAACAATTCGCCGGTTCTTACAGAAATTTTTGTCTCCGACACAGTTTTTGTTGATGAAGCGGCTCCTTTTATAATTCAGGTTAAAGCTGTTGACCCCGATCCCGATGACGCGGTTGCTCGCGTTACTTTCCAAATTCTTGATCCGACTTTTACTGAAGTATTGATTTCCGGTGATTTGTACGATGACGGCACTCACGGCGATACAGCAGCGGGCGATTCCATTTTTTCCGTTGAAATCACATCGGCGTTTGCCAGTTGGCGGTTCGGAAATTTCAATCTTTATGTGCAGGGATTCGACAAAAGCAGTAAGGGGAGTATTAGTCTGTACAAATCCATCCCTTGGGGAAAAAAGCAATTGGGAGAGCCGCCGATCATCAGCGACTTGAGCGCGCCGGACACGCTGAAATTGCCGGCGGACAGTTTGCACGTCGTGCAATTTGTTCTTTCCGTCAAAGCGGACGATCCGGATAATCCCCACGATGTCAAAGAAGTCTTTTTCGATACCTACAAACCAGACGGCACAATTTCCAAATCCAGCCCTTTGCAAATGTACGACAACGGCGCTTCGGGAGACGCTGTCGCTGGTGATCAAGTTTATTCCCTGCGTGCATTTTTGGTTTACAACAATGACGTGGGGAATTATCGCTTTGAGTTTCAGGCGCGCGATTACTCTGATTTATTAAGCAATAAAATTACTCACATAATTACGGTGATTAAGTAAAATGAAACGAATAACTCTTTTGGCTTTATTAGGCTTAATTTGTTTGTCTTTTTCTTCTTCAGCCCAAATTCTCACAAAGAAAAGTTATCAATTCGACTCTGAACCTGTCGCCGGTCTTAAAAGCAACAGCATCACGGATATTTTTGTTGTGAATGACAAAATTATTTTTCTTGGCACAGGCAAGGGACTTGCCCGAACAGAAGACGGCGGACAAACGTGGGTGACGTACACGGAAAAACAGGGGATCGGCAAAGGCGGCATCTCAGCCATCGCCGTGAAAGATTCCACTGTCTGGGTCGCTACGGCGTTTGATTCGGTAATTTTGGAAAAGCACGAAGCAATTGGCGGCGGAATTAGTTATTCCACTGATCTGGGGAAAACCTGGACGCATCTGCCGCAGCCTTTCCCGGCGCCGAACTGGACAATTGTCAATAATGTCATTTACGACATCGCGATTATTGATTCCACGGTCTGGGTCGCGGCATTTGGCGGCGGTTTGATGAAATCTTCGGACATGGGAAAAACCTGGCTCGTGCGTCCGCCCGACGGTTACAATTTCAATCCCGATGAATATCTTAGCCATCGCGTTTTTTCGTTGTTGGCGATGGGAGACACGCTTTGGGTCGGAACAGCGGGCGGGATTAATGTCTCCTACGACGGCGGCGAGACCTGGCCCACGGAGATGCTTTTCAACCATCAGCACGGCGAAGCACCGATTTCCGGCAATTTTGTCGTGGCGCTGGATGTGCAAAAACTTAACGGGCAAAAAATTATCTGGGCGGCGACAAATAACGCTGAAGACCCTGACGAATTTCGCGCTATTTCAAGAACTGCTGACGGCGGCAGAACCTGGGACACTTTTTTGCGCGGGAAATTTACCTACAATTTTGCCTTTGACGGCGAAACAGTTTACGCCGTGACTGACAGCGGATTGTGGAAATCTCCGGACGGCGGCCAGAATTGGGATGTTTACCCGCAAATCCGGGACGCGGATTCGCCGGAAAAAATCTACGCGACGGAATTTTACGCTGTGGCGATCACGCCCCAGCCAAATCACGCGCTCTGGGTCGGCTCTTCGGACGGATTGGCTGTTTCCGCGGACGGCGGAGTCAACTGGAATCTGATTCGCGCATTTGTAAAACCGGGAGTCGCTGGCGAACCTCGAGTTTATGCCTATCCCAATCCGTTCACGCCGATGAGATTTAATCAGGTGGGCAATGACGGATTTGTGCGGTTTCAGTTTAATACAAAAAATGCCACGCACGCCAAAATTCGCGTGTTTGACTTTGCCATGGAGCTGATTACTACCATTGACGGCGGCAGTTGGTCCGGGAACAGCGATGCGTCCGTTGCCTGGAATTGTCGCGACGATGACGGAAATTTGCTGGCGAACGGTGTCTATTTTTATCAATTGGAATTGTCCGGCGACGGAAAATATTGGGGAAAATTAATCATTGTTGATTAAAAAAATTGGACTTACGTTTTTTAACCATTTCATATCCCACAGAAAACTCGAAACTCAAAACGCGAGACTCGGAACACTATTAAAGGGAAATCACAATGAAAAAAATTAGTTTATCATTTCTGATAATAACTCTCGCAGCATTCCTGCTTGCAGGGCAGGCTGGCGCCGTGGACGGCTACTACGCCGGGTCATTTTTGCGCATGGGACTTGGCGCGCGAGCCACCGCCATGGGAAATGCGTTTACGGCAATTGCAGAAGGTACGCTGGCGAGCTATTACAATCCGGCAGGGATTCCTCTGCTGAAACATCGGCAATTGACGCTGTCGTATCGCTTTCTTTCACTGGACAGAAATTTCAATTACATCGGTTTCGCCACGGGAATTCGTCCGAAAGTTGACGAAGAAACCGGCGAGAGCGCCATTAACGGCGGTCTCGCTGTGAGTTGGATTCACGCCGGCGTGGACAACATCGACGGTCGCGATTTTGCGGGAAATCATTACCAGGATTTTTCCAATGCGGAAAATTCGTTCGCCTTCTCTTTCGGCGTGATGCCCCTGAAATCGTTGTCCGTGGGCTTTACGGGCAGAGTTTTGTACAATCGATTTCCGGACATGGGCGACGATAACGCGACCATTTCCACGACTG contains:
- a CDS encoding conjugal transfer protein TraF, whose protein sequence is MKKISLSFLIITLAAFLLAGQAGAVDGYYAGSFLRMGLGARATAMGNAFTAIAEGTLASYYNPAGIPLLKHRQLTLSYRFLSLDRNFNYIGFATGIRPKVDEETGESAINGGLAVSWIHAGVDNIDGRDFAGNHYQDFSNAENSFAFSFGVMPLKSLSVGFTGRVLYNRFPDMGDDNATISTTALGLDLGVLFRPFENLSFGAVVKNINAKYDWKTDKLWERDIEKIDRFPMTFRFGVATNFPYRWLLIAADVENSELFGWRFSLGTEAQLMENIFLRGGINDCAPAFGGGYIFKLLGRETQIQYAFVTKKYNA
- a CDS encoding HAD family phosphatase → MKTKAVLFDFDGVIANTVEYHVAAWTEAFAGYNVEIEPEDIFFQEGQMADFIAPNLAKMKGLDISEDKLRGIIENKRAIYKRTTRAQVYPQTKELVEKLKNYPLKLAIVTGSILPNMEVVAGKEFLAQFDAIVTGDSVSRNKPFPEPFLSAAKKLALRSEECVVIENAPLGIQAAKKAGMFCVAVQTTIKDKEILQQADVVFSDLSEIPMPVILEQIVL
- a CDS encoding major facilitator superfamily domain-containing protein 1, producing the protein MEAVKKRLNESAALRWTVLVLISGLMFSTYWFQDCLGPLKSLMESQLGFDSSQFGLLVASTTWANLALMIIVGGIALDKWGIRKTGTVFGLLATTGAFIVALASKGFFGHEEGTMLRWMIVGRILFGTGLETVCVMVSRTIVKWFKGHELALAMAINVGFGRLGSAGTNFFGVDIAGGNVYAGLSFAASLIGLGLIMFLIYLIIDVKFDKRDQQILGKTEVIKEDGFKFKDLTDLLTDRSFIYIAALCVAFYAAVFPFIQYAPDLLINKFGFSNAMPDLSGMSLWEKIVAFFHNGPKVTSLIPLGTILFTPIFGGIVDKKGKAATLMIIGSLLLIFAHLALSVFNSELLGYLGLLSLGIAFSLVPAAMWPSVAKIVPENRIGTAYATMFTIQNYGLSAFYWGIGKALDMTNPQVVAKIQSTRRHLIDSGVPLQEIPAKMEKMKYAGQIPFYNYTIPILMLVALGVISIFLAYQLKRADKHQGYGLELPSGQEGTASH